Within the Medicago truncatula cultivar Jemalong A17 chromosome 4, MtrunA17r5.0-ANR, whole genome shotgun sequence genome, the region TTTAGAATTATACAtgtgatttttgaaatataaacaattatatttttttttatttcatctcCTTCCTTGTCATTGAACTTAATCATCTTGCTATGCATTGAACCTTAGCTACGTAGCAAGTGGCGTATTAATatgttttaatttcaaaaattgtatATTGCCACATTTGTTATATTTCATGAACAGAGTAGTTAGCTGTGCTTATCATTATTCTTTCCATTATCTTCTTTTGTGATTCctttcttccctttttcttcTATTTGAAGAATTTGTTAGGTGTTTGATTTCCTGATGTTTGTTTGTAATTTCGTCTGTAAAAAACAGGGGGCAATCCGGGATGCTGTTGAAGATTCTATTACTTGGCCTGTGAGAAAAATTGTACCCATCTTGCCTGGAGATTACAggtaataaattaaattttcaaaggaTCGCTCGTGCACACTTCAATGTTACCAATGTTGGTCCTTTATTCTGTTGTCATTGTTGGTCCTAAGGTTCTTGTTTTTCTGGAATATGTAAAAGCGAAAAATGATTATTTCTCAAAATAAGTAATCCAAATATGAACGTAGTATGGTAATAACGTAAGTGGCAACCCCATTGAATTACAAATTAGATTCTTGAACTAGTTCCTTGAAAACATGAAAACATGTTATAGTTATACTAAAATAGTGAACCATAATACCAAAAACATGTAAAAATGCTTGACCATGGGTGACCTATTGAAATATGTATCTCAATATTGTTTATGTATGGTCTGCATGCCTAAGCCTGTTGACCAGTCAATTGTTGTAGTGAAGAGCTTGTGGCAGTCAATTGGTTGACTTATGTTGAAATTAGATGGTAAATTAAGAGTGATAAGGACTAAATACTATATGAAGGATGTCatgcaaaataataatataaagcTCACCAATCCTTATTGATATTAATGCTAGACTCTCATTCTGATTAAGAATTGGATACCATGAATTATAatgattttatgagatgttatcTAGATATTCCAACAAGTTGTTTATCACTGGATTACTTTCACTATGATTTTGACTGGTTAAATCACAGATTTTCCGTTTTGAacctttctttattttcttgttcagTGATTTGGAGTTGAAGCCTGTGGGGATATTAGAAGTCAAGCTTGTGCAAGCAAAGGAACTAACAAACAAGGATATCATTGGAAAATCAGATCCATATGCTGTACTGTACATACGACCTTTACGTAACAGAACGAAAAAAAGCAAGACAATTGTAAGTTAGTTTCTTTTTCCTTGTTGTCTCtgtctctcactctctctttcTCAAGCATTTTTTGGCTCTTAATCCTAGAGGAAATAACTCTAATTCGTTTTCTGCCTCCAGAACAATGATTTGAATCCAATATGGAATGAACACTTCGAATTTATAGTTGAAGATGCGTCCACTCAGCACTTATTTGTTAAAGTGTATGATGATGAGGGGTTACAGTCATCGGAATTAATTGGATGTACTGACATAAAGCTTAGTGAACTCGAACCTGGCAAAATAAAAGACGTGTGGTTGAAACTGGTCAAGGATTTGGAGATCCAAAGAGATAACAAGAACAGGGGGCAGGTAAGAAACCCTGTCTTACATATATGGCTTGCTAGATTAAAACTATAGATGGTCTGGAAGGTTCCTGGTTTAGGTAATTTCTGTGAGTTTAGTGTGTACCTTTCTCATCCCCACTATAATGGGTTAGAGAATGCAATCAATTTACAAGAATGACTAATGCTGAATAAATCTGAACTCCATACTCTTAAATTAATCTACATAcatacatgcatgcatgcatgtatgtatgcactatacacacacacatacatggAAATACTCGAATATCAACTGATTGTCATGAAATCTGACAGCcttttctttaacttttatGATGTACACATTAGTCTATACTTCTAAGTTGTTAGACTGCTGTGGTGTTCAGCTCCAAGTTTGACATAGGTGCAGCATCGTTCTTGAATTTAGGGGCTTTATATTTCTTACTTCTAAATTACTAGTCAATATGGATTTACATTCATTTCTTAGTTTGTAAACAATTGTCAAAAATACTTTCCGTTGTGCGTCTgacataataaatatatttgtttctcTGTTAAATGTGTTTTGGTTAACTTATTTTGTGCTCGAAATAACATTAGTTGAAATCTTACCAAGAGCttttgaaatgaaaaacaatttCACCTAATAGTTAAGCAAAGTCAGACACGCTATAATTATTACTCTTTCTGTTTAGGTACATTTAGAGCTTCTGTACTGTCCTTATGGCACAGAGAATAGCTTTACCAACCCGTTTGCACGGAACTACTCAATGACATCCTTGGAAAAGGTTCTTAAAGGTTCATCAAATGGAATAGATTCCAATGGAAATGAAAGTGAAGCTGCACAGAGGAAAAAGGAGGTTATTATTAGAGGAGTCCTTTCTGTTACTGTGATATCAGCCGAAGACTTGCCTGCCGTGGATTTCATGGGGAAATCTGATCCTTTTGTTGTTCTTACATTGAAGAAAGCAGAAACAAAGAACAAAACCAGGGTAAGATTTTGATGGACCAAGAACCCCATATAGCATTGACTTTATAACCTTTTTGAATTAGAGATCAGCTTACAACTGTTACTGATGATGAACTTTATTATCTGTGTTAGATCTTTTAGGATATCTAAAATAAATATCACTTTCCAATTTTTGTAGCATTATTTATCAACATATTAACTTGACAGTGAAACTTTGTTAATTTCCCAGGTTGTGAACAACAGCTTGAATCCTGTTTGGAATCAAACATTTGACTTTGTTGTAGAGGATGGATTACATGATATGCTGCTTGTTGAAGTTTATGACCACGACACCTTTGGAAAGGTAATAAATTTTGCACCGTGTTGAATTAGTTACaaatattgcatttcattattacttcctccgtttcaaaataacTTCTCATTTTAGCatataaaaatgtttataaaataattgaagttttgcTTTTTCAAtgcgacattttttttttctttttttcatatcATTATATTCGACCATACATTTATGACAATGATTAACATCCAATAGTTAATAAGGACACTTTTGTAAAATTGCAAGATTCTTTAACTTATTTCTAGTGTTTCCAAATCGTGTGAAAAAACCTAGGATGATTGATGACAGTTATTCGGAACGATGGGAGTACATTGTATAGGCCCTAtcccttgataaaaaaaaaaaaaaacatggagaTCTGTTTGGttcttgaaaaatgaaaagtatcAATTTAGTACGTTCCATTTTTAGAAACAAATAGGTATCTGTTTTCTCAAGGACTGGGTCTTTActcattttctcataaaatgttttgATGACTTTAAGTCAATTGACAAGCTTAACTCTGAATACAAATTCAGGGGGAGTTTGGAAAGGCATTATTTTGACTTATCTTACTACATGTACGCTTACATATTGATATATCCATAACcggttttcaacttattttcttaaattctaAGATGGTCTattgttatatgttgttttcagTATCTCCAGATTCCACCCTAGATTTCTATTGGATGGTAGAAACAGAGTATCGATAGGCTTTTTACCATAAGCACATATGCACTTCTTGTATAGGCGCTTAATTAAATTGTATATTTCAAATGCCCCTAATTTAGTTCCGATTTCTTATTATGTGCATCTGGAATGATTAGAAATCAATGAACGAGCCATTTTTATGGCCCTATATGAGTGACTTAGATGGATTGGTGTAATTGTTTGTCATGTATATTAAACAATATtaaagaaatattatatttaaacatatactgcACCTAAGTGCAAATAAGTACATACAACTTTAGTCATGGGGGGATTCttaaaagtttataattttgttCACTTGTTAAGTTCTCTTCGTAATTGTTGCAGGATTACATGGGCAGAGTGATATTGACCCTTACCAGGGCGATACTGGAAGGGGAATATAAAGAACGTTTTGAGCTAGATGGTGCAAAATCTGGCTTTTTGAATTTGCATCTCAAGTGGATGCCACAATCAATTTACCGTGATTCTTAAATTTTCCATTCTACCTTCGTGACTCTTCTTTATAGAGGATGCAGTTGTGGATATATAGACCATGTTGTCACCTATTTTTGCACTTTGTATCTTGATACACTTACAGCAAGCAATGTAAATTTTTGTATCATTAAACCTGGTAAAGACATACAATCTCTATATCAGATTATCCTTTCCATTATGTACCCTATGCAATTTTTAACATACTCAACCATAAGAGTTACTATTATAAAAAGTAATTATGCGTAAAACTATTGAACTTGACTAATTTTACTATCGGTTTTACTTTTGATCAATTTAAGAAATGAAACAGAGAGTCTGTGtttcaaagtaaaaaaatataatagaaaacaTTTACAGTGTGATATCTTCAAGATGACTTTGTTAatgtgataaatattttttttttatgtaaaaaattaagTGGGTTTTATTTACTCCAAGTCTAACTTAACGTTTTGTTGTCACTCAAGAGAAGGTCATCAACAAAAATCATTCGAAATGCACACTTGCTATAGTTCATGTTCAAAAATATCTCTTCCTCATGTGCTTGTTAATAATCCAGAAAGTGCAGTACAATATGGGTTTATTTTTTCGTCAAAAGTGGATACACATCACCTACTTgatataaaatccaaaataaagcTGCAAATTATTCTCAAGCCCTGTTGAACAGTTGAATCCAAAAGCATTAACCAGGacgagttaaaaaaaaaaaaaagttagttttaTGATCTTCAAcatctttattttctatttctccTCCAGTCCAATATTTCCTAAAAATGTAATTAGTATTTCGCTTGTTGCATGTGCATGATGCCacattttttaggtttttatgtACAGAAGCATTTAATTGTTGCATTGCATTACAGAAGATTGTAATGCCAAGTTTATTTTCCATCCGTCCTCATTCCCTAACTTCCTTCAAATAGAAAAGCTGTATTCAGTCATTAGAAAAAATGAACATGTAACTTGGCCATCATTATCCTTAATAATAAAGAATATCTTGGTCTGAAACATTTATCTCCTACTACGAACATATATGTTCAATATTTATTAGCACCGAAGGATACATAGATACAAACCAAGTGTACATAAAATCATTTCTCACAACCCACGTTTCACTCACTCAGAGACGCTATTGAGCAGCATGTATCAATCAGGAAGCACATTTTTATTCATTGCACATCGTCAAGTATGAGATTGCTTTGAATTCTTATTAAATGCTGACAACTTCATCAATAACTGTCAATAGAAAATGCTTCAGTTTTCTTCTCCTCCTATTGTTTCCCCTGCATAACCAGAATTCAACCATATTGAAATTATCCTTTGAATAAACATAATCGCTAATTTACGATACACACAACAACTAACAAGAAATTGCATTATTAATTTAGTCCTCTAAAGTGAGTTATTCGCGTTGGACTAAACAGTAAATAACCTCAACTGCTggttaacaaataaaaaaaatgattgatattaCATGcacataaataataaatcatgGATATGTTAGAATATTaaccattgatttttttaggaatCCACATCTACAAATTCTGGACCTAATTGATGGGTGAGATGTCATATGTGCGTTGATTCATATATCACTTAATAAATCATCGGCAGCCAAAAAAGGCTTCCTGCGAAGTGCAACCAATTATTTGTCAGAGGTTAGTGTTAACAAAGTTCCATGCCTTCGCCAGTTTTAATTCTCACCACATAGTGACTACTTGAAAAGGGTTAACAACCTAAGGCTACAGACTGTAATCTACTTCAGATTGAAAGATGAAACACATGTATGACTAAGTAGATGTAGTTACTCATGTTAGTACATATTTGCACAAGTTATATAGTACATACTAAAGCTGTACATACTATGCAGTACATAACTCGTTGACTATTCTGATCCTTGCCAACCAACATATATTGCACGGCAGTTACTACAACATATTAGCAGTTATTTTCTTTGTGCTACACAAGCTCcatgttttggatttttgaGGTTTAAGTCTTTTAATAATCTCCAAGAGAAGTTTTTTTATGTTGTCGGCAGAGAAGCAATCCATATGTACagagaaaaatgtcataaaaacccACTGTCGACTGATACCGGAGTGTAGGCTTGACGATTTTAAACTCGATGACAATTTTCAATGATGTAATTCATCACAACAGCCAAGCAAATAATGACAGATTTTTCACTGCTACTATCTATGGTAGCTAAGCCAAGAAAATAGAAGTGAAGTGAACCTACCAATACTGGTTATGCAATACGAATGAGTCGGTTGCCACTTTCTTGCCATCATCATTGCGGTTCCAGTGGTAGACAGCATGTGTTCTATTTTTTATCTCCAACGTGGAGTGCCCATAGCTGGCTTCACGAAATGCAGAGTATTCTGGCTGAGGATCCCTAAACCTTCACGACCAATAACAGAATTAAAACATGtgcaaaatatttaataattctAGAAGCAAGACTTTCTTGATTTTCACCATCTTTAACAGAATTAAGTTACCTAGAAGCAAGACCTTCTTGATTTCCTCCATCTCCGACTGTGATGTACACAGGTGCTGATTTGTCAGCTACGGGATACCGGTTACCAGTTGTTATGTTGTAATCTACATTGGAGAATCGATACTGAAAGCAGGACAGAAACATTGCACACATAAGAATCCACTGTGGCATCACATGACTAAAGAATCATATTACATAATCTAGTAGCACCAAATAGCATGCAACTCCATGTAATGTGCAGGAACCCAAAACATGAGCAGGGAATGAAAACCATACCGATCTTTCATAGGCATGAACATGGCCAGCAAAGATCACATCAACCTTGTACTTGATGAACCAGCTTTCGTAAACCACTCGCATGCTTTCACCTTCCATAAAGTGAGCTTCATTACTGTTGTAGAGCGGCACGTGCATGAGAACAATGAGCCAAGGTGTCTTTTCCCTATCAACCCGCAGCAGCTCATCGCTGAGCCATTTATATTGTGGTGTGTACTTTACTGTTATGAAAGATCAATATATTGtaaaagttttaaaaagaaAGCAAACAGCACTTTCAAAAGAAGACTAGATATACTTCAATAAAAGGTGGCACTTGACAAGCATATGTTATTGACTGTgactttttcaatcaaaacagaaatagtTCTCAAACAATATCTATAACCTTTAGACCTACAAACATAAGAATGTAGGTCTCCATCTTTCTTAAAGACAAACTAGCTACAATCTAGCACTTGCTCCCCAAGGTAGAGAAGTAAATATCTTCACTTTAGCACTTTTGCCTGTATATGGGGAACTCTTCATTTATGTTTCTTTATTTGTGACCAATATTCAATAGCATGTCAAAGGCGAGCAACAAGTATTATTCTCACCaactaaaacttaaaagttAGAGCATACAAGCTTTTTTAAGCCAATGATATGCTAAGAACCTAGTTTATGTAAAAGAATATAATTGTCAATCAACATGTaagaaatattaatatttagatAAAGAGCAGATTAGTTACCATATGGAGAATAGCTGGATAACACAATTATATGAGCAGATGCACGCCTGATTGCATACCAAAGGGGGCTGGTACTCTTGGACGCCAAATAAGGAGTAGTATATCGTTGAAGATAGGACTTGAAAGGAACAACTTCTCCCTGATCAAGCAGATTTATATCAGAATATTAAAGCTAAGTGTGTAACCTATAATAGAAAGGGTGTGAAGTTTTCAACATGGGCAACATgagataattgaagttttataCTAAAAGAAACTTCACAAAGGTCAAGTTAATACAACAAATCCGATGAACATTTACTTCAGCATAACATATGAAGCGGGGCTCAAATGTAAGCTGCCTGCTAACAAAATTCCAATGGAATGAAAACGGTTTTCTACAAAACTACAGGAATAGAAAGGATGCATAAACTGAGACATAAAAGTGTGCTGTCATGTGCAATGGTCATGCATAATacagagaaaaggaaaaaactaGTCCAGACATAGTagttaagaagaaaaatatgtacatGTTTATCATAGTTCCAATGCCAAAAATGTGAAAACTGAAACTGTGGTAGCGATTTATTATTTTACTGGtccagaaaataaataaatacacaaaAAAATTTAGTGCTCTACCATGTAGGGAAAGTACTCTATTTCATGATTTCCTGTATTCCATATCCATGGCTGATATGCTGTACTCCTTTCAACAAATCGAGCCCATGTATCCCACCGCAAACCAACATCAGTGTACTGATACCTATCAGCATAAGAAAGATCTCCAACAAATAGAACAGTTTGAGCTTCACTCTCTATATAGTGCTCAAGAGTGGAAAGAGAATTAAATGTTTGTCCCAGATCACCTGTAATGTAGATACTAGATACAATTATTCATTTTGGAGAACCACATCATTAAAATCATGAGAAATCAAAGCAAAAAGAAATCCTCATAGTCAATACTTTATGTAGTAGAAATAGAAAGAGTCTGCAATTAACGATGAAAAAGATTATGCAGGGAAACAGACAACTTACCAATGATCCCAAATTTGTAGGTGGCATCTGGTCCAACTTTAGGAGGTGTTTCAAACCAAAATTCTCGAGAAGAATCACCACTTCCAATTCTGTAGTAGTATTTAGTACTATGCTGAAATGTAGAAATAATTGAATCAAGTGAATAAATAcattcaacaaaaagaaaaatgtgaacGATATACATGGGTGATTATtcgaaaaacaaaaacatgttatTCTCTTAGTTAGACTCcacttttcaaattattttacttttttgacaTTGCAAATATAATACCAGTGATGATAATTCTACTCTCCTTATCTGAAACAATTACCTCAAGTCCTTCAACAAGACAATGATGAATGTAACCAGACTTGTATTCGCCGAAAGTGTAATTTGAAACTGTGCCTTGTGCACTAGATTGAAATTTATTCTCTGACGTGCCAAATTGTACATGACTGGACCCTGGTTCATCTGGGGTCACCCATGAGATGATCACTGCTTTTCCATCATAATCACCTTGTGTGATATGCACCTACAATGGAAATAATCAACGCAGCAGATGATAAGTTCATAACACTGATGTGATGAAATCTCGGTCAAGTAAGCTGTCTCtagttaaaatataattatttctataacaaaagataaaataaagttaaaatgtttttgtataagctgttttcataagctatcttgaa harbors:
- the LOC11441678 gene encoding synaptotagmin-5 translates to MGFVFGVVVGIIVGLAIIIAFVRSENSRSARRSQLATTIAAFARMTVEDSRKLLPSQFYPSWVVFSNRQKLTWLNSHLTKIWPYVNEAASELIKTSAEPILEEYRPMILSALKFSKFTLGTVAPQFTGVSIIEDGGDGVTMELEVQWDGNPSIILDIKTLVGLALPVQVKNVGFTGVFRLIFKPLVNEFPGFGAVCYSLRQKKKLDFTLKVIGGDISTIPGLYDAIEGAIRDAVEDSITWPVRKIVPILPGDYSDLELKPVGILEVKLVQAKELTNKDIIGKSDPYAVLYIRPLRNRTKKSKTINNDLNPIWNEHFEFIVEDASTQHLFVKVYDDEGLQSSELIGCTDIKLSELEPGKIKDVWLKLVKDLEIQRDNKNRGQVHLELLYCPYGTENSFTNPFARNYSMTSLEKVLKGSSNGIDSNGNESEAAQRKKEVIIRGVLSVTVISAEDLPAVDFMGKSDPFVVLTLKKAETKNKTRVVNNSLNPVWNQTFDFVVEDGLHDMLLVEVYDHDTFGKDYMGRVILTLTRAILEGEYKERFELDGAKSGFLNLHLKWMPQSIYRDS
- the LOC11441239 gene encoding bifunctional purple acid phosphatase 26 codes for the protein MQRLLLHLVLLASFVFLSRDVYAGITSSFVRSEFPSVDIPPNHPAFAVPKGHNAPQQVHITQGDYDGKAVIISWVTPDEPGSSHVQFGTSENKFQSSAQGTVSNYTFGEYKSGYIHHCLVEGLEHSTKYYYRIGSGDSSREFWFETPPKVGPDATYKFGIIGDLGQTFNSLSTLEHYIESEAQTVLFVGDLSYADRYQYTDVGLRWDTWARFVERSTAYQPWIWNTGNHEIEYFPYMGEVVPFKSYLQRYTTPYLASKSTSPLWYAIRRASAHIIVLSSYSPYVKYTPQYKWLSDELLRVDREKTPWLIVLMHVPLYNSNEAHFMEGESMRVVYESWFIKYKVDVIFAGHVHAYERSYRFSNVDYNITTGNRYPVADKSAPVYITVGDGGNQEGLASRFRDPQPEYSAFREASYGHSTLEIKNRTHAVYHWNRNDDGKKVATDSFVLHNQYWGNNRRRRKLKHFLLTVIDEVVSI